The genomic region TCCGGCGACAGGCTCAGGACTTCGGTGCGGCACGTTGGATCGCGGGCGCGCTCGGTCCACTGCCGGGACCGAAGGAGCGGCGATCCGAGGTCGAGGCAGCTCTCGAGCGGATGCTCGCCGAGCACGACGCCGAGGAGAAGTGGAAGGCGCTCAAGTCCGCAGAGGGGCGCACCAGGGACTACGACTCATTGGACCTGCACAGACTTCACAGTCTTGTGAAGGCTCGGGCGCTGCCGCTGCCCCTCACCGAACCGGATCTCAGCTCGGTGATCGTGTCGACCATTCACAGGGCCAAAGGCCTGGAGTTCGACATCGTGTTCGTTGTTGAACCGACGTGGCTACCACCCGATGAAGACAGCTGGACCAGAGTGCGCCGACAGTACGTGGCCTTGAGTCGGGCGCGCGACCAGATCTACCTCTGCCGGCTGCCGCAGTTCAGGACAAAGATCACCTTCGACGACCGATTCGGTCGATTCAAGGAGGAGGCCTGGAGTCGGAAGACGCGTGGCGCCACATGGACGAGGGCATTCGAATTTCTCTACGACGACGTCGATACCGACGTTCCTGCCTCGTCACATGCTGTCGACGCGCAGCAGGTGCAGCAGACGCTGCGATCGTTGAACCGGATCGGTGTGAAGGTCTACGCCGAACTCGACGAGACCCAGTCAACAGCCGATTCCGTCTCGTATCTGCTTGTGACACAGGACCAACAGCTTCTCGGACGTACAAGCGAGGCGTTCGACAGCGCCTTCCAGAAGGCGTTCGGCTGGATGACGAACCGACCGACAGTCATCGACGGTCTCACGCTGGTCTCGGTGGAGACTGTGGCGGGGGACTATCGCGAATCTGAGAGAGCCGGCCTCGGAAGCTCGGGGTTCTGGCTGGTGCCACGTATAACGGGTCTGGCCCGCCCCGACCTGACCACAACCTAGGA from Mycolicibacterium phlei harbors:
- a CDS encoding UvrD-helicase domain-containing protein translates to MSDTGLQEIELNEAQLAVVEAPSDARLLVIAGAGQGKTEVVVSRIRSLVQDEGLIASEEILVLSFSRAAVSAVRTRLDVREVATPNVRTFDSFASVLLLGAGIEPEGPFDARIRRATRLLKEAEQAPEEIELLRHVILDEVQDLVGDRADFVIALLGWLDEDAGITALGDSLQSVFDFQLDDSLSKTSAGNVFDTLTGTFGCETVGLGRNYRARGKFPKRVVLLGDKLRQTVDGEEAEDLLDDLLLDLPDRGEIDEWYDLVTPPDGKKSAILCTTNAEVLRVSRYLNEKSVAHAVRRQAQDFGAARWIAGALGPLPGPKERRSEVEAALERMLAEHDAEEKWKALKSAEGRTRDYDSLDLHRLHSLVKARALPLPLTEPDLSSVIVSTIHRAKGLEFDIVFVVEPTWLPPDEDSWTRVRRQYVALSRARDQIYLCRLPQFRTKITFDDRFGRFKEEAWSRKTRGATWTRAFEFLYDDVDTDVPASSHAVDAQQVQQTLRSLNRIGVKVYAELDETQSTADSVSYLLVTQDQQLLGRTSEAFDSAFQKAFGWMTNRPTVIDGLTLVSVETVAGDYRESERAGLGSSGFWLVPRITGLARPDLTTT